The following are from one region of the Synechococcus sp. CBW1108 genome:
- the cobN gene encoding cobaltochelatase subunit CobN — translation MHRLASIPGGSGAADAGALVEQPAAPVLLLSSADTDLLAVDQLLEREPDLLGVELRGLNLAALTHPAQVDHYLSSTVCHSRLVLVRLLGGRGHWNYGLERLQHWAADHPDRQLLVLAGTEEEELVLAELGTAPVELSIALARCLREGGPRNLRVLLETLQDLLAGGTPQPPVAVHLADPLPHDWRPEPGPRVGVIVYRALLQAGDLALMDATLLALRRAGLSPRALWVSGLREPAVQSGVADLFQREGVETVLCSTSFASVQFEEAGLGAPLWERLGVPVLQLLCSSQPRQRWQASSIGLGPIDLTLQVALPELDGRLTTRIGAFKETVGASGRLAAALQSYQPDPERLAWIAQLTANWISLRQTPAAQRQIALVLANYPTRNSRLANGVGLDTPASTALMLQWLQQDGYALGDGLPADGEALIQALLAGLTNDPESGHRQALDHLPLAAYQSWYRQLPVAARSALESVWGPPETDAGLQPGPGGTPAFPIRGLRFENVVVLIQPERGYDRDPSLSYHSPDLPPTHAYLAQYLWLRQCFGCHAVVHVGKHGNLEWLPGKGLGLSGACFPELALGPMPHLYPFIVNDPGEGSQAKRRSQAVILDHLTPPLGRAGLHGELQLLEVLLDEYWEATQLGSERAGPLRKQLAQRLESLQLPLGPGLELDGRLDAADGYLCELKEAQIRLGLHTYGTLPEQGKLAELLLCLARCPLAQQPGLTQALATDLQLGFDPWADGDDMPLDPADQQRLLAAFGGQSPRRVGDGTALLESRALALVQLELGGQRQEPGGAAEAKALEHLRQELLPRLLACAPAERGAFLRGLGGKRIAAGPSGAPTRGRPDLLPTGRNFYSVDLRGLPTEAAWDLGRRSAELLLELHLQEQGEHLQNLALSVWGTATMRNGGEDIAQTLALLGVRPVWDGPTRRMVDLEVIPLSLLGRPRVDVTLRISGLFRDAFPQLVAWVNRATELVARLEEADAENPLAAAWRREGQSARVYGSAPGAYGAGLQGLIDGGHWEDRGDLGDAFLNWSSWRYDGQAGIEARADRAGLEQRLGAVQVVLHNQDNREHDLLDSDDYYQFQGGLSAAVERVSGQRPALWFGDHSRSARPRLHRLEREFDKVLRSRVLNPRWIGAMQQHGYKGGFEMAASLDYLFAYDASTGCVPDWGYGAICDQWLGDRSVRSFLEQANPWALRDMAERLLEAHHRGLWEGANQNQLEHLRQLVLTSEAKIEQG, via the coding sequence ATGCATCGCTTGGCTTCGATACCAGGGGGGAGTGGGGCTGCTGACGCCGGAGCGCTGGTTGAACAGCCGGCGGCCCCCGTGTTGCTGCTCAGCAGCGCCGATACCGACCTGCTGGCAGTTGACCAGCTGCTCGAGCGGGAGCCCGATCTGCTGGGTGTCGAACTGCGGGGTCTGAACCTGGCCGCCCTGACCCATCCGGCCCAGGTTGACCACTACCTCAGCTCCACGGTGTGTCACTCCCGGCTTGTGCTGGTGCGCCTCTTGGGGGGCCGGGGCCACTGGAACTATGGGCTCGAGCGGTTGCAGCACTGGGCCGCGGATCACCCAGATCGGCAGTTGCTTGTGCTGGCTGGAACGGAGGAGGAGGAGCTCGTTTTGGCAGAGCTGGGTACGGCCCCAGTTGAGCTCTCGATCGCTCTGGCCCGCTGTCTGCGTGAAGGGGGGCCTCGCAACCTGCGAGTGCTGCTGGAGACCCTGCAGGACTTGCTGGCCGGTGGCACCCCGCAGCCGCCTGTGGCCGTGCATTTGGCCGATCCGTTGCCCCATGACTGGCGCCCGGAACCTGGCCCCCGGGTGGGGGTGATTGTCTATCGGGCCCTGCTGCAGGCCGGTGATCTGGCCCTGATGGATGCCACCCTCTTGGCTCTGCGCAGGGCGGGACTCAGCCCCCGGGCCCTGTGGGTGAGTGGTCTGCGCGAGCCGGCCGTCCAGAGCGGAGTCGCCGATCTGTTTCAGCGTGAGGGCGTCGAGACGGTTTTGTGCAGCACCTCATTTGCCTCGGTGCAGTTTGAGGAGGCGGGGCTCGGTGCCCCTCTCTGGGAGCGGTTGGGGGTGCCGGTGCTCCAATTGCTCTGTAGCAGCCAGCCCCGGCAGCGGTGGCAGGCCAGCAGTATCGGCCTGGGCCCGATTGACCTGACCCTGCAGGTGGCCCTGCCCGAGCTGGATGGCCGCTTGACCACCCGAATCGGGGCCTTCAAGGAAACGGTGGGTGCCAGTGGCCGCCTCGCGGCTGCCCTGCAGAGCTATCAGCCTGATCCTGAGCGGCTGGCCTGGATCGCCCAGCTCACCGCCAACTGGATCAGCTTGCGCCAGACCCCAGCCGCCCAGCGGCAGATTGCCCTGGTGCTGGCCAACTATCCAACCCGCAACAGTCGACTCGCCAATGGGGTCGGCCTCGATACCCCGGCCTCGACTGCCCTGATGTTGCAGTGGCTTCAGCAGGATGGATACGCGCTCGGTGATGGTCTGCCCGCTGATGGAGAAGCCCTGATCCAGGCGTTGTTGGCTGGCCTTACCAATGATCCAGAGAGTGGCCACCGCCAGGCCCTCGACCACCTGCCCTTGGCGGCCTACCAGAGCTGGTACCGGCAGTTGCCAGTAGCTGCCCGCTCAGCTCTGGAGTCTGTTTGGGGGCCACCAGAAACGGATGCTGGCTTGCAGCCGGGCCCGGGGGGGACGCCTGCTTTCCCAATTCGCGGCTTGCGGTTCGAAAACGTGGTCGTGTTGATCCAGCCCGAGCGGGGCTACGACCGTGATCCCAGCCTCAGTTACCACAGCCCCGACCTGCCCCCCACCCACGCCTACCTGGCCCAATACCTCTGGTTACGCCAGTGCTTCGGTTGCCACGCCGTGGTTCATGTGGGCAAGCACGGCAACCTGGAATGGCTTCCAGGTAAGGGGCTGGGCCTCAGCGGCGCCTGCTTCCCCGAGCTGGCCCTCGGCCCCATGCCCCATCTCTATCCATTCATTGTCAACGACCCTGGTGAGGGTTCCCAGGCCAAGCGCCGCAGCCAGGCCGTGATCCTCGACCACCTCACCCCCCCCCTGGGCAGGGCTGGACTCCACGGTGAGCTCCAACTGCTCGAGGTGTTGCTGGATGAATACTGGGAGGCCACCCAGTTGGGTAGCGAGCGCGCTGGTCCCCTGCGCAAGCAACTGGCCCAGCGGCTTGAGAGCCTCCAGCTTCCCCTGGGGCCAGGCCTGGAGCTGGATGGGCGGCTCGATGCTGCCGACGGTTACCTGTGCGAACTCAAGGAGGCCCAGATTCGGCTAGGGCTCCACACCTATGGCACCCTGCCGGAGCAGGGGAAGTTGGCCGAGCTTCTGCTCTGCCTGGCCCGCTGCCCACTGGCCCAGCAACCCGGGCTCACCCAGGCCCTCGCCACCGATCTCCAGCTGGGCTTTGATCCCTGGGCCGATGGGGACGACATGCCCCTCGATCCGGCAGACCAGCAGCGCCTGCTGGCCGCATTCGGTGGCCAGAGCCCCAGACGGGTTGGCGACGGAACGGCCCTGCTGGAATCTCGGGCCCTGGCCCTGGTGCAGCTGGAGCTGGGAGGCCAAAGGCAGGAGCCCGGCGGCGCTGCCGAGGCAAAGGCCCTGGAGCATCTTCGCCAGGAGTTACTGCCCCGCCTTCTGGCCTGCGCTCCAGCCGAACGCGGGGCCTTCCTGCGGGGTCTTGGCGGTAAACGGATTGCGGCGGGGCCCTCCGGCGCGCCCACCAGGGGACGACCTGACCTGTTGCCGACAGGGCGCAATTTCTACAGCGTGGATCTGCGCGGCCTGCCCACCGAGGCCGCCTGGGACCTGGGCCGCCGCAGTGCCGAGTTGCTGCTCGAGCTCCACCTCCAGGAGCAGGGCGAACACCTCCAGAACCTTGCCCTCTCGGTATGGGGTACGGCAACCATGCGCAATGGCGGCGAGGACATCGCCCAGACCCTTGCCCTACTCGGGGTCCGACCCGTTTGGGATGGTCCCACCCGGCGGATGGTGGATCTGGAGGTGATTCCCCTTTCCCTGCTGGGCCGTCCGCGGGTGGATGTGACCCTGCGTATCTCCGGCCTATTTCGGGATGCCTTTCCCCAGCTGGTCGCCTGGGTAAATAGGGCTACCGAGCTGGTGGCCCGCCTCGAGGAGGCAGATGCCGAAAATCCCCTTGCCGCCGCCTGGCGACGGGAGGGCCAGAGCGCCCGGGTATACGGCTCTGCACCAGGTGCCTACGGAGCCGGCCTGCAGGGTTTAATCGATGGGGGTCATTGGGAAGACCGCGGCGACCTCGGCGACGCCTTTCTCAACTGGAGCAGCTGGCGTTATGACGGCCAGGCTGGAATCGAGGCCCGGGCCGATCGGGCCGGACTTGAGCAGCGGCTGGGCGCCGTGCAGGTGGTGCTGCACAACCAGGACAACCGAGAACATGACCTGCTCGACTCCGATGACTACTACCAATTCCAGGGGGGCCTGAGCGCCGCCGTGGAGCGAGTCTCCGGCCAGCGGCCGGCCCTTTGGTTTGGCGACCACTCCCGCTCGGCCCGGCCGAGGCTCCACCGCCTGGAGCGGGAATTTGACAAGGTTTTGCGCAGCCGAGTGCTCAATCCCCGCTGGATTGGGGCCATGCAGCAGCACGGCTACAAGGGTGGTTTCGAAATGGCCGCCAGCCTCGATTACCTGTTTGCCTATGACGCCAGCACCGGTTGTGTTCCCGATTGGGGTTACGGCGCTATCTGCGATCAGTGGTTAGGGGATAGGTCGGTGCGGAGTTTCCTGGAACAAGCCAACCCCTGGGCCCTGCGCGATATGGCTGAGCGCTTGCTGGAGGCCCATCACCGGGGCCTGTGGGAGGGGGCCAACCAAAACCAGCTGGAACACCTGCGCCAGCTGGTTTTGACAAGTGAAGCGAAGATTGAGCAGGGCTGA
- a CDS encoding PHP domain-containing protein, with the protein MADAGSPLHPLRPVLEQITPTCCPGRVNFHCHTTFSDGSLSPDQLAQRALELGLEHLAITDHHSIAAHAPVTSLFRAIADRGGPVPRFWRGVEISCLLEGCLVHVLALGFGEDHPSLEPYLQGHAAVGPALRAEAVLRAGQHAGALMLLAHPARYRIPFKWLISAADQLGFDGAEAWYDYEQNDNWTPTPIVCETIAAELRERGLLMSCGTDTHGLTLHGR; encoded by the coding sequence ATGGCTGATGCTGGCTCGCCACTGCACCCCCTGCGCCCGGTGCTGGAGCAGATCACTCCCACCTGCTGCCCGGGCAGGGTGAACTTTCACTGCCACACCACCTTCAGCGATGGCAGTCTCAGTCCCGACCAACTTGCTCAGAGGGCCCTAGAGCTGGGCCTGGAACATCTGGCGATCACTGACCACCACAGCATCGCCGCCCATGCCCCCGTCACGTCGTTGTTTCGCGCCATAGCCGATAGAGGCGGGCCCGTACCCAGATTCTGGCGGGGAGTCGAGATCAGCTGCCTCCTGGAGGGCTGCCTGGTCCATGTGCTGGCACTTGGCTTCGGTGAAGACCATCCCAGCCTGGAGCCCTACCTGCAGGGCCATGCTGCGGTGGGGCCGGCGCTGCGGGCCGAGGCCGTCCTGCGGGCCGGCCAACACGCGGGAGCCCTGATGCTGCTTGCCCATCCCGCCCGTTACCGGATCCCTTTCAAGTGGCTCATCAGTGCAGCCGATCAGCTTGGCTTCGATGGGGCTGAGGCCTGGTACGACTACGAGCAAAACGACAATTGGACCCCTACTCCCATCGTCTGCGAAACAATCGCAGCCGAGCTGCGGGAGCGGGGCCTATTGATGAGTTGTGGCACCGATACCCATGGCTTGACCCTCCACGGCCGCTAG
- the hemJ gene encoding protoporphyrinogen oxidase HemJ: MSWPPEAYLWFKTLHIVGVVVWFAGLFYLVRLFIYHREAGELEAPLRQAFQDQYALMERRLANIITTPGMVVAVVCAAGLLSVNPTWLQQGWMHAKLAFVATLLAYHAFCYRLMGQLNRGACSWSPKQLRALNELPTLLLVVVVMLVVFKNQFPTGAATWFMVALVVFMAASIQFYARWRRLRAEGLAANG; encoded by the coding sequence ATGAGTTGGCCCCCGGAGGCCTATCTCTGGTTCAAGACCCTCCACATCGTGGGGGTGGTGGTGTGGTTTGCCGGACTTTTCTACCTGGTGCGGCTGTTCATCTATCACCGCGAGGCTGGAGAGCTTGAAGCCCCCTTGCGGCAGGCCTTTCAAGACCAATACGCGCTGATGGAGCGCCGGCTGGCCAACATCATCACTACCCCGGGCATGGTGGTGGCCGTTGTCTGTGCGGCGGGGTTGCTGAGCGTCAACCCGACCTGGCTTCAGCAGGGCTGGATGCACGCCAAGCTGGCTTTCGTGGCGACACTGCTGGCCTATCACGCCTTTTGCTATCGGTTGATGGGCCAGCTCAACAGGGGAGCCTGCAGCTGGAGCCCCAAGCAATTGCGGGCGTTAAACGAGCTGCCCACCCTGCTGCTGGTGGTCGTGGTGATGCTGGTGGTGTTCAAGAACCAATTCCCCACTGGTGCCGCCACCTGGTTCATGGTGGCCCTGGTGGTGTTCATGGCCGCCTCAATTCAGTTTTATGCCCGCTGGCGGCGGTTGAGGGCTGAGGGGCTGGCTGCAAATGGCTGA
- a CDS encoding cryptochrome/photolyase family protein, which translates to MKGVWVLGDQLSPSQAALASLAAAEARVLLIESTSVLQNRRYHRQKLVLVWSAMRHFATELRQSGWSVDHREASTFADALQSWITEQGISELHLMEPAERPFRMAIERLDLAVPLVWHRSNAFLWSREEFAAWARPYKQLRMELFYRQGRKRFDVLMGDDGQPLGGQWNFDHDNRKAPPKGLAGPEPLAFAPDGTTGAVIAKVERLATELEADGVGPLPGQSEPFGWAVTRSQALAVLEHFIATRLDGFGPFQDAMVSGQPSLWHALLSPYLNIGLLHPLEVIQRLEQAGLEQGTPLACLEGVIRQILGWREYTNGLYWWFGADYPQHNHFAANLPLPEWLEQLGGSGMACMDTVLAELNASGYAHHIQRLMVLANYGLIAGLDPQAFTAWFHRMFIDGYDWVMQTNVLGMGLFADGGLLASKPYAASGNYINRMSTYCKSCRYNPKQRTGPTACPFNTLYWDFLARHAQELRRNPRMALVMKQLERIPDEELAAIRAAAAVAGARNLS; encoded by the coding sequence GTGAAGGGGGTCTGGGTGCTCGGCGACCAGCTCTCGCCAAGCCAGGCGGCCCTCGCCAGCCTCGCTGCGGCAGAAGCAAGAGTGCTGTTGATCGAAAGCACTTCGGTGCTGCAGAACCGCCGCTACCACCGCCAGAAGCTGGTGCTGGTGTGGAGTGCCATGCGCCACTTCGCCACCGAGCTGCGCCAGAGCGGCTGGAGCGTTGACCACCGCGAAGCCTCCACCTTTGCCGATGCTCTGCAGAGCTGGATCACGGAACAGGGCATCAGCGAACTGCATCTGATGGAGCCAGCCGAGCGCCCCTTCCGAATGGCGATCGAGCGGCTGGACCTGGCAGTGCCGTTGGTATGGCATCGCTCCAATGCCTTCCTCTGGAGCCGGGAGGAATTCGCGGCCTGGGCGCGGCCCTACAAGCAGCTGCGCATGGAGCTGTTTTACCGGCAGGGCCGCAAGCGTTTTGACGTGTTGATGGGCGACGACGGTCAACCCCTCGGCGGCCAGTGGAATTTTGATCACGACAACCGCAAGGCCCCGCCCAAGGGTTTGGCCGGCCCAGAACCCTTGGCCTTTGCGCCGGATGGGACCACCGGCGCAGTGATCGCCAAGGTGGAGCGCCTTGCCACGGAGCTGGAGGCGGATGGGGTGGGTCCTCTCCCTGGGCAGAGTGAACCCTTCGGCTGGGCCGTGACCCGCAGCCAGGCACTGGCGGTGTTGGAGCACTTCATCGCCACCCGCCTCGATGGCTTCGGACCTTTCCAGGACGCCATGGTGAGCGGCCAACCCAGCCTGTGGCACGCCCTGCTCTCCCCTTATCTCAACATTGGCCTGTTGCATCCGCTTGAGGTGATCCAGCGGCTGGAGCAGGCGGGCCTGGAGCAGGGCACCCCCCTGGCCTGCCTCGAAGGGGTGATCCGCCAGATCCTGGGTTGGCGCGAATACACCAACGGCCTCTACTGGTGGTTTGGCGCCGACTATCCCCAGCACAATCACTTCGCTGCCAATCTCCCCCTGCCCGAATGGCTGGAGCAGCTGGGCGGCAGTGGCATGGCCTGTATGGACACGGTACTGGCCGAGCTCAACGCCAGTGGCTACGCCCACCACATTCAAAGGTTGATGGTGCTGGCCAACTACGGCCTGATAGCTGGGCTGGATCCCCAGGCCTTCACCGCCTGGTTTCACCGGATGTTCATTGATGGCTATGACTGGGTGATGCAGACCAACGTGCTCGGCATGGGGCTGTTCGCCGATGGCGGCCTGCTGGCCAGCAAGCCCTACGCCGCCAGCGGCAACTACATCAACCGGATGAGCACCTACTGCAAGAGCTGCCGCTATAACCCCAAACAGCGCACGGGCCCGACGGCCTGCCCTTTCAATACCCTCTACTGGGACTTTTTAGCCCGTCATGCCCAGGAGCTGCGCCGCAACCCCCGCATGGCCCTGGTGATGAAGCAGCTCGAGCGGATCCCCGACGAAGAGCTGGCGGCGATCCGGGCTGCTGCTGCTGTCGCGGGTGCCAGGAACCTATCTTGA
- a CDS encoding glypican has translation MAPTQPLRVASRNGPPPAIVAPILGLAALGALVVIPLVALAAIPLLVATLFAVGGVVAFVLSVWALIEGLAAFERWIESDRRFRQ, from the coding sequence ATGGCTCCGACCCAACCCCTCCGGGTTGCCAGCAGGAACGGCCCTCCGCCGGCCATCGTGGCCCCGATCCTGGGCCTGGCCGCCCTGGGAGCTCTGGTGGTCATTCCCCTGGTGGCCCTGGCAGCGATCCCCCTATTAGTGGCCACCTTGTTCGCCGTGGGCGGGGTGGTTGCATTCGTCCTCAGCGTCTGGGCACTGATCGAAGGGCTAGCCGCCTTCGAGCGCTGGATCGAGTCCGACCGCCGCTTCCGGCAGTGA
- the uvrC gene encoding excinuclease ABC subunit UvrC: protein MAPPSSWALRAGSTAAELALPLLQQPERLKARLGEVPSEPGCYLLRDSEDRILYIGKAKLLRPRVRSYFQSGSGHGHSPRISLMVRQVCEIEFIVTDSEAEALALESNLIKQNQPHFNVLLKDDKKYPYLCITWSEPYPRIFITRRRRFRSPLDRFYGPYVDVGLLRRTLTLVKRVFPLRQRPQPLYRERTCLNYDIGRCPGVCQEKISSEAYHQTLRQVAMVFQGRNEELLELLTEQMGKYAERLDFESAAGVRDQLQGIDTLTADQKMSLGDSSVSRDVVALAADDRVAAVQLFQMRAGKLVGRLGFAADAVGADGQLLEPGRILQRVVEEHYSQVEPVEIPPELLLQHVLPQQPLIEEWLAERRGRKVKLAVPQRQQKADLIELLERNASYELQRAQRGAEQQLLATEDLAQLLELPSPPRRIEGYDISHIQGSDAVASQVVFIDGLPAKQHYRKYKIQSSSIHSGHSDDFMAMAEIMRRRFRRWAQAKAEGADLRQLRRAANSTLHTGGLNDWPDVVMIDGGKGQLSAVMEALRELNLDEDLVVCSLAKQREEVFVPGAKLPLESEPDQLGVQLLRRLRDEAHRFAVSFHRQQRGERMKRSRLSDIPGLGPKRVKELLAHFRSIDAIQLASPAQIAAAPGVGPALARQVWDYFHPSDDPAGEELAS, encoded by the coding sequence ATGGCCCCGCCCTCGAGCTGGGCACTACGGGCTGGCAGTACGGCGGCTGAGTTGGCACTGCCCCTGCTGCAACAACCGGAACGGCTCAAGGCCCGGCTGGGCGAGGTGCCCTCTGAGCCGGGCTGCTACCTGCTGCGGGACAGTGAGGACCGCATCCTCTACATCGGCAAGGCCAAACTGCTGCGCCCCAGGGTGCGCAGCTATTTCCAAAGCGGCAGCGGCCATGGCCACAGCCCGCGCATCTCCCTGATGGTGCGCCAGGTGTGCGAGATCGAATTCATTGTCACCGACAGCGAAGCCGAGGCCCTGGCACTCGAATCCAACCTGATCAAGCAGAACCAGCCGCACTTCAATGTGCTGCTCAAGGACGACAAAAAATATCCCTATCTGTGTATCACTTGGAGTGAGCCCTATCCGCGCATCTTCATCACCCGCCGCCGCCGCTTCCGCTCACCCCTGGATCGCTTCTACGGACCCTATGTGGATGTGGGGCTGTTGCGCCGCACCCTCACTTTGGTGAAGCGGGTTTTTCCGCTGCGCCAGCGGCCCCAGCCGCTTTACAGGGAGCGCACCTGCCTCAACTACGACATCGGCCGCTGCCCAGGCGTCTGCCAGGAAAAGATCAGCTCCGAGGCATACCACCAAACCCTGCGCCAGGTAGCGATGGTGTTTCAAGGGCGCAACGAGGAGCTGCTCGAGCTGCTGACCGAGCAGATGGGCAAGTATGCCGAGCGCCTCGACTTTGAGAGTGCCGCTGGGGTGCGCGATCAGCTTCAGGGCATCGACACCCTCACTGCTGATCAGAAAATGAGCCTCGGTGACAGCTCAGTGAGCCGTGACGTGGTCGCCTTGGCCGCCGATGATCGGGTGGCGGCGGTCCAATTGTTCCAGATGCGGGCCGGCAAGTTGGTGGGCCGGCTCGGCTTCGCCGCCGATGCCGTCGGCGCCGATGGCCAGCTCCTGGAGCCCGGCCGCATCCTGCAGCGGGTGGTGGAAGAGCACTACAGCCAGGTGGAGCCGGTGGAGATTCCCCCCGAGCTGCTGCTGCAGCACGTCCTGCCCCAGCAGCCCCTGATCGAGGAGTGGCTGGCGGAGCGCCGCGGCCGCAAAGTGAAACTGGCCGTGCCCCAGCGACAGCAGAAAGCCGACCTGATCGAGCTGCTGGAGCGCAATGCCAGCTATGAGCTGCAGCGGGCCCAACGCGGCGCCGAGCAGCAACTGCTGGCCACCGAAGACCTGGCCCAGCTGCTGGAGCTGCCCAGCCCACCACGGCGCATCGAGGGTTACGACATCAGCCACATCCAGGGCAGCGACGCCGTGGCCTCCCAGGTGGTGTTCATCGATGGGCTGCCGGCCAAGCAGCACTACCGCAAGTACAAGATCCAGAGTAGCTCGATCCACTCCGGCCACTCCGACGACTTCATGGCCATGGCCGAGATCATGCGCCGCCGCTTCCGCCGCTGGGCCCAGGCCAAGGCCGAGGGTGCCGACCTGCGCCAGCTGCGCCGGGCTGCCAACAGCACGCTCCACACCGGCGGCCTCAACGACTGGCCAGATGTGGTGATGATCGACGGCGGCAAGGGTCAGCTCTCAGCCGTGATGGAGGCCCTGCGGGAGCTCAACCTCGATGAAGATCTGGTGGTCTGCTCCCTGGCCAAGCAGCGGGAGGAGGTTTTCGTGCCGGGGGCGAAGCTGCCGCTGGAGAGTGAACCCGACCAGCTGGGCGTCCAGCTGTTGCGGCGTCTGCGCGACGAAGCCCATCGCTTCGCCGTGAGCTTCCACCGCCAGCAACGGGGCGAGCGGATGAAGCGCTCCCGGCTCTCCGACATTCCCGGCCTAGGGCCCAAGCGGGTCAAGGAGCTGCTTGCCCACTTCCGTTCGATCGATGCCATCCAGCTGGCCAGTCCCGCCCAGATCGCTGCGGCACCAGGGGTTGGCCCGGCCCTGGCCCGCCAGGTGTGGGATTACTTTCATCCCAGTGACGACCCCGCCGGCGAGGAGTTGGCCAGTTGA
- a CDS encoding flavin reductase family protein, with product MAQNATLNAEAKKTLLRKIPHGVFICGVAEGDEVNGFTASWVTQGSFEPPLVVMAVRADSTSNGMIQRTGKFCLNVLKADQKDLAAVFFKPQKGVGGRFDAAPFSLGALGLPILTDAIGAVECELVGQVAHGDHTVFVGEVKTATLHGDGPALELGTTGWQYGG from the coding sequence ATGGCCCAGAACGCCACTCTCAACGCCGAAGCCAAAAAGACCCTGCTGCGCAAGATCCCCCATGGCGTGTTCATCTGTGGCGTGGCCGAGGGCGATGAGGTGAACGGGTTCACCGCCAGCTGGGTCACCCAGGGGAGCTTTGAACCGCCCCTGGTGGTGATGGCCGTGCGGGCAGACAGCACCAGCAACGGCATGATCCAGCGCACGGGCAAATTTTGCCTCAATGTGCTCAAGGCAGATCAAAAAGACCTGGCCGCGGTCTTTTTCAAGCCCCAAAAGGGGGTGGGTGGGCGCTTCGATGCCGCACCGTTCAGCCTGGGGGCCCTGGGTCTGCCGATCCTCACCGACGCGATTGGCGCCGTGGAATGCGAGCTCGTAGGCCAGGTCGCCCATGGGGACCACACCGTCTTTGTCGGTGAGGTAAAAACCGCCACCCTGCATGGGGATGGCCCCGCCCTCGAGCTGGGCACTACGGGCTGGCAGTACGGCGGCTGA
- the coaD gene encoding pantetheine-phosphate adenylyltransferase — MRALYPGSFDPLTLGHLDLIERAARLFEGLTVAVLQNPSKQPAFSLEQRLEQIRLATGHLPHVEVGSFDGLTVDCAVRSGSEVILRGLRALSDFEFELQIAHTNKSLAPLVETLFLATAVQHSFLSSSVVKEVARFGGDVRHMVPAGVAEDLARLFNRATA, encoded by the coding sequence ATGCGCGCCCTCTATCCAGGCAGTTTTGACCCGCTCACCCTGGGGCATCTTGACCTGATTGAACGGGCCGCCCGGTTGTTTGAGGGCCTCACAGTCGCGGTTCTGCAGAACCCCAGCAAGCAGCCCGCCTTCAGCCTGGAGCAGAGGTTGGAGCAGATCCGCCTCGCCACGGGCCACCTGCCCCACGTCGAAGTGGGCAGTTTTGATGGCTTGACCGTGGATTGCGCCGTGCGCAGCGGCTCCGAGGTGATCCTGCGGGGGCTGCGGGCCCTGAGCGACTTCGAATTCGAGTTGCAGATTGCCCACACAAACAAGAGCCTGGCGCCGCTGGTGGAAACGCTCTTTCTGGCTACAGCCGTGCAGCACAGCTTTCTGAGCAGTTCGGTGGTGAAGGAAGTCGCCCGTTTCGGCGGCGATGTGCGTCACATGGTGCCCGCGGGAGTGGCGGAAGACCTTGCCAGGCTTTTTAATCGGGCAACTGCCTAA